The DNA region CCAGGCTTTACTTAGGTCAGCCTAAGTTAGATCGGCTTTTCGCGCAAGAAAAAGCGGTCACTCGCTCCACCGAGTGACCGCCCTGACCCGGGCCGAAGCCCGAGCACGTTACGCCGTCACGAGGTGAGCTCGCACTGGCGTCGGGTTCGCGAAGAGGTCTTGCACTGGGCAGTGCGCTTCGACAGCGGCTTGCAGCTCGGCGTAACGCTCAGCGCTCTCTGGTCCCGTGACCTTTACCGTGACATCAATGCCCTGAAAACCGGGGCGCACGGCATCGTCGACCCCGAAGAATCCCCTCGTGTCAAGGTTGCCCTCGGCAGTCACCTCGAGGTGCTCAACCGAGATGCCGAGCTTCTCAGCCCACAAGCGGTAGGTGACGACCTGGCACGCGATGAGCGCCGTGAGCGCGTACTCAACCGGGTTCGCGGCCAGATCATCACCACCGAGTGTTGGCGGCTCGTCGACGGTCAATGAGTGCTGCCTCGCACGCAACGAAGTCGCCACCGCACCAGCGCTCTCGCCTGAAACGCTCACCGCGAGACCGGCGTTGCCGGGCTTTTCGGCCAGCCCCTTCGACCAACTCAGCACGCCGCCGAGGCGCTCCGATCGCTCTTCGCTCGTGACCGGCAGAATGGTCGTTTCAGTGGTGAGGGTGCTCGTGGTCATTATGCTTCCTTACTGCTCATCGTTGCTGTGGTGTTCAGTGTGCAGAAGAACGCCCCTCAGCATCAAGCCCCCGCGTAACACACGGTTATAGAGCGTCACACTCCGTCACACAACGGGCCTTCATCACGCACTTCGAGCCCTGCTACAGTACCTGCGAGGGGCCGCTATCGCAGCCCCAGCAAGCAAGCCAACGATGCAGAGTGTGAGGAAGACATGATCGCCGCCTTTTCAGTAGCCCCTTCAGGAACCGGACGCAGTGATGGCTCGGTACACGACGCGGTGGCAGCCGCGGTCAAGGTGGTTCGCGAATCAGGGCTCCCGAACAAGACCTCATCGATGTTCACCGAGATCGAGGGTGAATGGGACGAGGTCTTCGATGTCATCAAGCGCGCAACCGAGGCCGTTGCCCCGTTTGGCTCACGAATCTCGCTCGTCATCAAAGCCGACATTCGCCCGGGGTACGAGGGCGAACTCGAGGGCAAACTCGTGCGCCTTGAAAACGCCGTGCACGACCTCGAGAACTAAGCACTTGGCTTCACCCTCACAGCATCACCTGTCACACTAGACCTATGGCTGATACTGAGCAGGGACGCGTTGCGGTTTATCTCGACTTCGATAACATCATCATCTCTTGGTACGACCGAGTGCACGGGCGCAATGCCTTCAGCCGAGACCGGCAGAGCATTGCGCAAAACCCGAACGACCCCGAGATCGCTGAGCGCCTGAGCGCGGCAAGGGTCGATGTCGGCGCCCTCATCGACTACGCTTCGTCGTTTGGCACGCTCGTGCTCACCAGGGCCTACGCCGACTGGTCGTCACCCATGAACGCCGAGTACCGCAACCAGCTGGTCGCTCGCGCCGTCGACCTCGTGCAGCTCTTTCCAGCCGCCGCATACGCGAAGAATGGGGCCGACATTCGTCTCGCGGTTGACGCGGTTGAAGACATGTTTCGGCTCGATGACCTGAGCCACATGGTCATCGTCGCCGGCGACTCAGACTATGTACCGCTCGCGCAGCGCTGTAAACGCCTCGGCCGGTACGTCGTGGGCATCGGCGTCGCTGGCTCGACCGCGAAGTCGCTCGCGGCAGCCGTTGACGAGTTTGCGACCTACGAGTCGCTCCCCGGCATCGAACTCCCCCAGCCCGTGAGCCGCACCGGGAGCAACAAGGGGGCCAAGGGCGGGGCTGAGGCGCGCGCGAAGTCAGAGGCCGCGACCGAAACCGCAGCGGATCCCAGCGCTGGCACGCAGAAGAAGCGATCACCGAACGCGAGCGAGTCTGTGGCCCAGAAAGACCCTTCGCCACAGCAGGAAGGCGACACCGACTTCCACGACGAAGACGATGATGAGCAGCGCGATACCGCCGTCACGGGGTTGCTCATTCGGGCGCTCTGGCTCGGCCTTGAGAAGGAAGACTCGGGCTGGCTGCACAGCTCGGCGGTGAAGCAACAGATGCGGCGCATGGATCCATCATTCAATGAAAAGGCCCTCGGATTTCGTTCGTTCTCAGACTTCCTCAAGTCAAGATCTCAGGTCGTCGAGCTTGAAGAGAGCGGCCACGAACGGCTCGTTCGCTTCAAAGAACAGGCTTAGCGCAGGCCTGAACGGTCACGGAAGCACTGCGCTGCGCACCTCTTCGAGCATCGCAAGCCCAAGCACCGCAGTTCCCGCTACCGCGACGTACATCACGCCGAGAAAGACCGCGTAAGTGAGCGTGAACGCGGCGCCCGCCCTGAGGTTTGTGGGCTCTCGAAAGTGACCCCACACCTTTGCGGTGAGGCGTTTCGGGCTGCGAATGTCCCAGCTATTGAGCCGCAGATACCTCCCGAGGTACATGCCGAACCCGAGCAGCAGGAGCACGAGCCCAACGAAACCAAGCGCATCTGGCTTCAGGAGCGATGAAGCTGCGTCTCCATGAAGCCTCGCCGCGTACATGAGGTGTGCAAGAAAGACGTTCATTATCGTATTCAGCACGCCCGACATCGCGAGCGAGATAACCAGGATGATGTCATACCAGAGCGGTACCGGGTCGCTCTCTCGTCGGTGTGAAAAGTTGAGCTCGGTGATGAGGTAGCTCGCGTTCGGCAAGAGCAGCAGCCATGC from Leucobacter sp. UCMA 4100 includes:
- a CDS encoding OsmC family protein; the encoded protein is MTTSTLTTETTILPVTSEERSERLGGVLSWSKGLAEKPGNAGLAVSVSGESAGAVATSLRARQHSLTVDEPPTLGGDDLAANPVEYALTALIACQVVTYRLWAEKLGISVEHLEVTAEGNLDTRGFFGVDDAVRPGFQGIDVTVKVTGPESAERYAELQAAVEAHCPVQDLFANPTPVRAHLVTA
- a CDS encoding thiamine-binding protein, whose amino-acid sequence is MIAAFSVAPSGTGRSDGSVHDAVAAAVKVVRESGLPNKTSSMFTEIEGEWDEVFDVIKRATEAVAPFGSRISLVIKADIRPGYEGELEGKLVRLENAVHDLEN
- a CDS encoding NYN domain-containing protein, translating into MADTEQGRVAVYLDFDNIIISWYDRVHGRNAFSRDRQSIAQNPNDPEIAERLSAARVDVGALIDYASSFGTLVLTRAYADWSSPMNAEYRNQLVARAVDLVQLFPAAAYAKNGADIRLAVDAVEDMFRLDDLSHMVIVAGDSDYVPLAQRCKRLGRYVVGIGVAGSTAKSLAAAVDEFATYESLPGIELPQPVSRTGSNKGAKGGAEARAKSEAATETAADPSAGTQKKRSPNASESVAQKDPSPQQEGDTDFHDEDDDEQRDTAVTGLLIRALWLGLEKEDSGWLHSSAVKQQMRRMDPSFNEKALGFRSFSDFLKSRSQVVELEESGHERLVRFKEQA
- a CDS encoding DUF1361 domain-containing protein; the protein is MLIGAAALNVYAVLLVVFRAVGFRTKLYRPMLWNVWLSITPILVMGVGGIVSLLLLSVNATLGVLSTVLFGIAWLLLLPNASYLITELNFSHRRESDPVPLWYDIILVISLAMSGVLNTIMNVFLAHLMYAARLHGDAASSLLKPDALGFVGLVLLLLGFGMYLGRYLRLNSWDIRSPKRLTAKVWGHFREPTNLRAGAAFTLTYAVFLGVMYVAVAGTAVLGLAMLEEVRSAVLP